The Bordetella sp. FB-8 genome includes a window with the following:
- a CDS encoding nucleotide sugar dehydrogenase — protein MNISNKKIAIVGLGYVGLPLAVEFGKHRPVLGFDINQARVAQLEAGHDNTLEVAPADLVSARQLSYSSNREDLKSCDIFIVTVPTPIDQANRPDLTPLVKASETVGSALKAGAIVIYESTVYPGCTEEICVPILEQKSGLKFNQDFFCGYSPERINPGDKVNTLTKIRKITSGSTPEVAKAVDSLYGSIITAGTFPAASLRVAEAAKVIENTQRDLNIALVNELSVIFDRLGIDTIDVLEAAGSKWNFLPFRPGMVGGHCIGVDPYYLTHKAEEVGYHPQVILAGRRINDNMARYCARNVIKLMLKNGIDVSRSTVGVMGVTFKENCPDIRNSKVADLIKELRQWNVNVVVSDPWADTEEVKHEYGIELGAIDADHPVDSLVVAVGHNEFRQSTPAALRALCRGDKPVLADVKALFDRNEAGEAGFTVFRL, from the coding sequence ATGAATATTTCCAATAAAAAGATTGCAATCGTTGGTCTAGGGTACGTAGGTTTGCCGCTTGCTGTCGAGTTCGGCAAGCATCGGCCAGTTCTGGGGTTTGACATCAACCAGGCGCGCGTAGCCCAGCTCGAGGCCGGCCATGACAACACGCTCGAAGTCGCCCCCGCGGATCTGGTCTCGGCCAGACAGCTCAGCTATAGCAGCAACCGCGAAGATCTCAAGAGCTGCGATATCTTCATCGTCACCGTCCCGACTCCGATCGACCAGGCCAACCGCCCCGACCTGACGCCGCTGGTCAAGGCCAGCGAAACCGTCGGCAGCGCCCTCAAGGCCGGCGCCATCGTCATCTATGAGTCGACGGTCTATCCGGGCTGCACCGAAGAAATCTGCGTGCCCATCCTCGAACAAAAATCCGGGCTGAAATTCAACCAGGACTTTTTCTGCGGCTACAGCCCCGAGCGCATCAACCCGGGCGACAAGGTCAACACGCTGACCAAGATCCGCAAGATCACCAGCGGCTCGACTCCGGAAGTCGCCAAGGCAGTCGACTCCCTTTACGGCAGCATCATCACGGCCGGCACCTTTCCGGCCGCCAGCCTGCGCGTGGCCGAAGCTGCCAAGGTCATCGAGAACACGCAGCGCGACCTCAATATCGCGCTGGTCAACGAACTGTCCGTCATCTTCGACCGCCTGGGCATCGACACCATCGACGTGCTCGAGGCCGCGGGCAGCAAGTGGAACTTCCTGCCTTTCAGGCCCGGCATGGTCGGCGGCCACTGCATCGGCGTCGACCCTTATTACCTCACACACAAGGCTGAAGAAGTCGGCTACCACCCGCAGGTCATCCTGGCTGGCCGCCGCATCAACGACAACATGGCCCGCTACTGCGCGCGCAACGTCATCAAGCTCATGCTGAAAAACGGCATCGACGTCTCGCGCAGCACCGTGGGCGTCATGGGCGTCACGTTCAAGGAAAACTGCCCCGACATCCGCAACAGCAAGGTTGCCGATCTCATCAAAGAACTCAGGCAGTGGAACGTCAATGTCGTCGTCAGCGACCCCTGGGCCGACACCGAGGAAGTCAAACACGAATACGGCATCGAGCTCGGCGCCATTGACGCCGACCATCCGGTCGATTCGCTGGTCGTGGCGGTCGGTCACAACGAATTTCGCCAATCCACGCCGGCGGCGCTGCGCGCCCTGTGCCGCGGCGACAAGCCCGTCCTCGCCGACGTGAAGGCCTTGTTCGACCGCAACGAAGCAGGCGAGGCCGGCTTCACCGTCTTTCGCCTGTAA
- a CDS encoding Gfo/Idh/MocA family protein: MLHYASITGRKIRIAVVGCGRISRNHFGSIEKHADQLELAAICDIDPAVLAEHEAKYKVPAYLDLEEMLEREKLDIVALCTPSGIHPDQAVMIAKHKVRVITEKPMATRWADGVRMVRACDEAGVRLFVVKQNRRNTTLQLLKRAVTEKRFGRIHMVHLNVFWTRPQEYYDQGNGWRGTWEFDGGAFMNQASHYVDLLDWLIGPVEKVQAMMSTTRDIEVEDTGVLNIKWRNGALGSMSVTMLTYPQNLEGSITILGEKGTVRIGGVAVNDIQLWQFSEAKDYDAQIKEANYQTTSVYGFGHPLYYKNVVDVLRGEAEPETDGREGLKSLELLIAAYLAARDGKTVSLPLEY, translated from the coding sequence ATGCTGCATTACGCGTCAATCACCGGCCGCAAGATACGCATCGCCGTCGTCGGCTGCGGCCGCATTTCGCGCAACCACTTCGGCTCCATCGAAAAGCATGCCGATCAGCTCGAACTGGCGGCCATCTGCGATATCGACCCGGCAGTGCTTGCCGAACATGAAGCCAAATACAAGGTCCCGGCCTACCTCGACCTGGAAGAAATGCTAGAACGCGAAAAGCTGGACATCGTCGCCCTGTGCACGCCCAGCGGCATCCATCCCGACCAGGCCGTGATGATCGCCAAGCACAAAGTGCGCGTCATCACCGAAAAGCCCATGGCCACCCGCTGGGCCGACGGAGTGCGCATGGTCCGCGCCTGCGACGAAGCCGGCGTGCGCCTCTTCGTGGTCAAGCAGAACCGCCGCAACACCACCCTGCAGTTGCTCAAGCGCGCCGTCACCGAGAAGCGCTTCGGCCGCATCCACATGGTGCACCTGAACGTGTTCTGGACGCGCCCGCAGGAATACTACGACCAGGGCAACGGCTGGCGCGGCACGTGGGAATTCGACGGCGGCGCCTTCATGAACCAGGCCAGCCACTACGTCGACCTGCTCGACTGGCTGATCGGCCCGGTCGAAAAAGTGCAGGCCATGATGAGCACCACGCGCGACATCGAGGTCGAAGACACCGGCGTGCTCAATATCAAATGGCGCAACGGCGCGCTCGGCTCCATGAGCGTCACCATGCTCACCTATCCGCAGAACCTGGAAGGCAGCATCACTATCCTGGGCGAGAAAGGCACCGTGCGTATCGGCGGCGTCGCCGTCAACGACATCCAGCTCTGGCAGTTCTCGGAAGCCAAGGACTACGACGCCCAGATCAAGGAAGCAAACTACCAGACCACCTCGGTCTACGGCTTCGGCCATCCGCTCTATTACAAGAACGTGGTCGACGTGCTGCGCGGCGAGGCCGAACCCGAGACCGACGGCCGCGAAGGCCTGAAGTCGCTGGAACTGCTGATCGCCGCCTATCTGGCCGCGCGCGATGGCAAGACCGTGTCGCTGCCGCTGGAATACTGA
- the wbpD gene encoding UDP-2-acetamido-3-amino-2,3-dideoxy-D-glucuronate N-acetyltransferase: protein MAATIHSSAIVDEGAQIGDGSRVWHFAHVCGGARIGQGVSLGQNVFVGNKVVIGDRCKIQNNVSVYDNVTLEEGVFCGPSMVFTNVYNPRSLIERKNEYRDTLVKRGATLGANCTIVCGATIGEFAFVGAGAVINRDVPAYALMVGVPARQIGWMSEYGEQIDLPLEGSGQYTCPHDGSIYTLNGKTLRKAQK from the coding sequence ATGGCGGCCACCATCCACTCCAGCGCCATCGTTGACGAAGGCGCCCAGATCGGCGACGGCAGCCGCGTCTGGCATTTCGCGCACGTCTGCGGCGGCGCCCGCATCGGCCAGGGCGTCTCGCTCGGACAAAACGTCTTCGTCGGCAACAAGGTCGTCATCGGCGATCGCTGCAAAATCCAGAACAACGTCTCGGTCTATGACAACGTCACCCTGGAAGAAGGCGTGTTCTGCGGCCCGAGCATGGTGTTCACCAATGTGTACAACCCGCGCTCGCTGATCGAGCGCAAGAACGAATATCGCGACACCCTCGTCAAGCGCGGCGCCACCCTGGGCGCCAACTGCACCATCGTCTGCGGCGCGACCATCGGCGAATTCGCCTTCGTCGGCGCGGGAGCCGTGATCAACCGAGACGTACCGGCCTACGCCCTGATGGTGGGCGTACCCGCCCGGCAAATCGGCTGGATGAGCGAATACGGAGAACAGATAGACCTGCCGCTCGAAGGCAGCGGGCAATACACCTGCCCCCACGACGGCTCGATCTACACGCTGAACGGCAAGACCCTCAGGAAAGCACAGAAATGA
- a CDS encoding DegT/DnrJ/EryC1/StrS aminotransferase family protein: MPFIDLKAQYRALQPEIQRRINQVLEHGQYIMGPEVKELEERLAANTGAKHCVTVASGTEALLISLMALGIGRGDEVITTPFTFVATAEVIVLLGATPVLVDIEPDTGNIDASLIEAAITPRTKAIMPVSLYGQAADMDEINAVAARHGNIPVIEDAAQSFGATYKGRKSCNLSTLGCTSFFPSKPLGCYGDGGAVFTNNDALAQACREIRVHGQSKRYVHTRIGVGGRMDTLQCAITLAKLERFAWEIEQRLAVGQRYNELLGQHGIRRIVQRADRDSVFAQYTVLVDDREGLQAKLKDAGIPTAVHYPVPLNEQPAYRELCVSPIPTPKSEAIAKRVMSLPMSADLSADDQDRIVSAVAKSLAPA, encoded by the coding sequence ATTCCCTTTATCGACTTGAAGGCGCAGTACCGGGCGCTGCAACCGGAAATCCAGCGCCGCATCAACCAGGTGCTCGAACACGGCCAATACATCATGGGGCCGGAAGTCAAGGAACTCGAAGAGCGGTTGGCCGCCAACACCGGCGCCAAGCACTGCGTCACCGTCGCCAGCGGAACCGAAGCCCTGCTGATCAGCCTCATGGCGCTGGGCATCGGGCGCGGCGACGAGGTCATCACCACGCCGTTCACGTTCGTCGCCACCGCCGAAGTCATCGTCCTCCTGGGCGCGACGCCGGTCCTGGTCGATATCGAGCCCGATACCGGCAACATCGACGCCTCCCTGATCGAAGCCGCGATCACGCCGCGCACCAAGGCGATCATGCCGGTCAGCCTGTACGGGCAGGCCGCCGACATGGACGAGATCAACGCTGTCGCCGCGCGCCACGGCAACATCCCCGTCATCGAAGACGCCGCGCAAAGCTTCGGCGCCACCTACAAGGGCCGCAAGAGCTGCAACCTGAGCACGCTGGGCTGCACCAGCTTCTTTCCCAGCAAGCCGCTGGGCTGCTACGGCGACGGCGGCGCCGTCTTCACCAACAATGACGCGCTGGCCCAGGCCTGCCGCGAAATCCGCGTGCACGGACAAAGCAAGCGCTACGTCCACACCCGCATCGGCGTGGGTGGCCGCATGGACACCCTGCAATGCGCGATCACGCTGGCCAAGCTGGAGCGCTTCGCGTGGGAAATCGAACAACGTCTGGCCGTCGGCCAGCGCTACAACGAACTGCTCGGCCAGCACGGCATCCGCCGCATCGTGCAGCGCGCGGACCGCGATAGCGTCTTTGCCCAATACACCGTGCTGGTCGACGATCGCGAAGGCCTGCAGGCCAAACTGAAGGACGCCGGTATCCCCACCGCCGTGCATTACCCGGTGCCCTTGAACGAGCAGCCGGCCTACCGCGAGCTTTGCGTCAGCCCCATCCCGACCCCGAAGTCGGAAGCCATTGCCAAGCGCGTCATGAGCCTGCCCATGAGCGCGGATCTTTCGGCGGATGATCAGGACCGGATTGTGTCCGCCGTCGCGAAATCGCTGGCACCGGCATGA
- the wecB gene encoding non-hydrolyzing UDP-N-acetylglucosamine 2-epimerase → MKLITILGARPQFIKAAAVSRALRDEHKGTIDEIIVHTGQHYDQNMSGVFFEELDIPKPGFNLEVSGGSHGAMTGRMLEGVEKVLLQEKPDWVLIYGDTNSTLAGALAAAKLHIPVAHVEAGLRSFNMRMPEEINRILSDRISTLLFCPTDAAVANLKHEGIVDSVHNIGDVMYDVALFYRERARKQSTSLRDLGLTEGEFALATCHRAENTDDPERLGAIIGALAEIATQLPVILPLHPRTRKLLADYGMNQKLGGIRLTDPLPFLDMVALEQAARLVLTDSGGVQKEAFFYGVPCITMREETEWVETVEAGANQLVGASRDAILNAFEIAMRQGQPNIKAMPYGQGDAAVRIANLIAQH, encoded by the coding sequence ATGAAGCTGATCACTATCCTGGGGGCACGCCCCCAATTCATCAAGGCAGCGGCCGTTTCACGCGCCCTGCGCGATGAACACAAGGGAACGATCGACGAGATCATTGTCCACACGGGCCAGCATTACGACCAGAATATGTCCGGGGTGTTTTTCGAAGAACTCGACATCCCCAAACCCGGCTTTAATCTGGAAGTATCAGGCGGTAGCCACGGCGCCATGACGGGCCGCATGCTGGAAGGCGTGGAAAAGGTGCTGTTGCAGGAAAAACCCGATTGGGTGCTGATCTACGGCGACACCAATTCCACCCTGGCCGGCGCGCTGGCGGCCGCAAAACTGCACATCCCCGTGGCGCACGTCGAAGCCGGTTTGCGCTCCTTCAATATGCGCATGCCGGAAGAGATCAACCGCATCCTGTCCGATCGCATATCGACTCTGCTGTTTTGCCCAACCGATGCCGCCGTAGCCAATCTCAAGCACGAGGGTATAGTCGATAGCGTGCACAATATCGGCGACGTCATGTATGACGTCGCGCTGTTCTATCGCGAGCGCGCTAGAAAGCAAAGCACCAGCCTGCGCGACCTGGGATTGACAGAAGGCGAATTCGCCCTGGCCACCTGCCATCGCGCGGAAAACACGGACGATCCAGAGCGCCTAGGCGCCATCATCGGCGCACTGGCGGAGATCGCAACGCAACTACCTGTGATCCTGCCCTTACACCCGCGCACGCGCAAACTGCTCGCGGACTACGGCATGAATCAAAAACTTGGCGGCATCCGGCTTACCGATCCGCTGCCATTCCTCGACATGGTGGCCTTGGAGCAAGCGGCTCGCCTCGTCCTTACCGACTCGGGCGGCGTGCAAAAGGAAGCTTTTTTCTACGGGGTTCCCTGCATCACCATGCGCGAAGAAACGGAATGGGTGGAAACGGTGGAAGCCGGAGCCAATCAACTGGTTGGCGCATCGCGCGATGCCATATTGAACGCATTCGAAATTGCCATGCGCCAAGGCCAACCCAACATCAAGGCCATGCCATACGGTCAAGGCGATGCGGCGGTCAGGATTGCTAACCTGATTGCTCAGCATTAA
- a CDS encoding NAD-dependent epimerase/dehydratase family protein: MKVLVTGGLGQIGSHVVEMLLERGDQVVAIDNLATGRREHLSDHPNLKLVIDTIANKELVEKLVGEFRPEAIVHTAASYKDPDDWYNDTLTNCVGGSNMVDAAKKFGVKRFVYFQTALCYGLKPSQSPIRLDHPRNPVGSSYAISKTTNEYYIELSGVDFVTFRLANVVGPRNVAGPLPIFYQRLKDGKQCFVTEARRDFVYVKDLARVVLKALDGVGHGAYHFSSGKDVTIQELYNAVVNAMGFTGDNKPQAEVKALGPDDVFSILLDPSRTFADFGDIKFTPMQETVSDAINYYKQHGTLGEYTHLRLQDKK; this comes from the coding sequence ATGAAGGTATTGGTTACTGGCGGTCTGGGACAAATCGGCTCCCATGTGGTCGAGATGCTGCTTGAGCGCGGCGATCAGGTCGTTGCCATCGACAACCTGGCAACCGGACGACGCGAGCACCTGAGCGACCACCCAAACCTCAAGCTTGTCATCGACACGATTGCCAACAAGGAACTGGTCGAAAAGCTGGTCGGCGAATTCCGTCCCGAGGCCATCGTCCACACAGCCGCTTCCTACAAAGACCCCGACGATTGGTACAACGATACGCTGACCAACTGCGTCGGCGGCTCCAACATGGTCGACGCCGCCAAGAAGTTCGGTGTCAAGCGCTTCGTCTACTTCCAGACCGCACTGTGCTATGGCCTCAAGCCCAGCCAGTCGCCGATCCGGCTCGACCATCCACGCAACCCGGTCGGCAGTAGCTACGCCATTTCCAAGACGACCAATGAATACTATATCGAGCTGTCGGGCGTCGATTTCGTCACTTTCCGCCTGGCCAACGTTGTCGGCCCGCGCAATGTCGCCGGCCCTCTGCCGATCTTCTATCAGCGCCTGAAAGACGGCAAACAATGCTTCGTCACCGAAGCCCGCCGCGACTTCGTGTATGTCAAGGATCTGGCCCGCGTGGTCCTCAAGGCCCTGGACGGTGTCGGCCATGGCGCCTATCACTTCTCGTCCGGCAAGGACGTGACCATCCAGGAACTCTACAACGCTGTCGTAAACGCCATGGGTTTCACCGGCGACAACAAGCCCCAGGCCGAAGTCAAAGCGCTGGGGCCAGATGATGTCTTTTCCATCTTGCTCGATCCCAGTCGCACGTTCGCGGATTTCGGCGATATCAAGTTCACACCGATGCAAGAGACGGTATCCGACGCCATCAACTACTACAAACAACACGGTACGCTGGGTGAATATACCCACCTGCGCCTGCAAGACAAGAAGTAA
- a CDS encoding NAD-dependent epimerase/dehydratase family protein: MRILITGGAGCLGSNLIEHWLPQGHEIFVIDNFATGKREVVPEVPGLTVQEGDIADPALVEACFAQLKPELVVHSAAAYKDPDDWVEDARTNVIGSAYIAKAAKTHGVKRLINFQTALNYGLPTQLPIPVSHPSAPFTSYGISKTAGEQYMLLSGVPTLSLRLANVTGPRLAIGPIPTFYKRLKAGQGCFCSDTARDFLDMSDFIAFMDLAIKEDAPTGVFNISSGEAHTIKEIFDIVTDYLGLGRQEVPITPPAADDVPIVALDASETLKAFGWKPKVSFSDTVKRQMAWYDKYGITDVYSHLKAPSANK, from the coding sequence ATGCGTATCCTGATCACCGGCGGCGCAGGTTGCCTTGGTTCCAACCTGATCGAACACTGGCTGCCCCAAGGCCATGAAATTTTCGTCATCGACAACTTTGCCACCGGCAAGCGCGAAGTCGTGCCGGAAGTCCCCGGGCTGACAGTCCAGGAAGGGGATATTGCCGACCCGGCACTAGTGGAAGCCTGCTTCGCGCAGCTCAAGCCTGAACTCGTCGTACACTCCGCCGCGGCTTATAAAGATCCTGACGACTGGGTCGAAGATGCCCGGACCAATGTAATTGGCAGCGCCTATATCGCCAAAGCCGCCAAGACGCATGGCGTAAAACGCCTGATCAATTTTCAGACTGCGCTGAACTACGGCCTCCCGACTCAACTGCCCATTCCGGTCAGCCATCCCAGCGCACCGTTCACCAGCTACGGCATATCCAAGACCGCGGGAGAACAGTACATGCTGCTTTCCGGCGTGCCCACGCTGTCGCTGCGACTTGCCAATGTCACCGGCCCTCGCCTGGCCATTGGCCCCATCCCGACGTTCTACAAACGGCTGAAGGCCGGGCAAGGCTGTTTCTGCTCCGACACGGCGCGCGACTTCCTGGACATGTCCGACTTCATTGCCTTCATGGATCTGGCCATCAAGGAAGACGCGCCCACGGGTGTGTTCAATATCTCGAGTGGCGAAGCCCATACGATCAAGGAAATCTTCGACATCGTAACGGACTATCTGGGACTTGGTCGCCAGGAAGTGCCGATCACCCCACCTGCAGCCGACGATGTGCCCATTGTCGCGCTCGATGCCAGCGAAACTCTGAAGGCCTTTGGCTGGAAGCCGAAGGTTAGTTTCTCCGACACCGTCAAGCGTCAAATGGCGTGGTACGACAAATACGGAATCACCGACGTGTATTCCCACCTCAAAGCCCCCTCGGCCAATAAGTGA